A stretch of the Macaca mulatta isolate MMU2019108-1 chromosome 16, T2T-MMU8v2.0, whole genome shotgun sequence genome encodes the following:
- the ERBB2 gene encoding receptor tyrosine-protein kinase erbB-2 isoform X21, which produces MQLEGASWERACSQSQEEEEVEEEGCLRKYKNEVVELRFPSIGTGETRGAAWAAVRPFPRGSFRRRAPGPHPSPHPAPHALPAGSSRSHGAGAAVSTMELAAWYRWGLLLALLPPGAAGTQVCTGTDMKLRLPASPETHLDMLRHLYQGCQVVQGNLELTYLPTNASLSFLQDIQEVQGYVLIAHNQVRQVPLQRLRIVRGTQLFEDNYALAVLDNGDPLNNTTPVTGASPGGLRELQLRSLTEILKGGVLIQRNPQLCYQDTILWKDIFHKNNQLALTLIDTNRSRACHPCSPVCKGSRCWGESSEDCQSLTRTVCAGGCARCKGPLPTDCCHEQCAAGCTGPKHSDCLACLHFNHSGICELHCPALVTYNTDTFESMPNPEGRYTFGASCVTACPYNYLSTDVGSCTLVCPLHNQEVTAEDGTQRCEKCSKPCARVCYGLGMEHLREVRAVTSANIQEFAGCKKIFGSLAFLPESFDGDPASNTAPLQPEQLRVFETLEEITGYLYISAWPDSLPDLSVLQNLQVIRGRILHNGAYSLTLQGLGISWLGLRSLRELGSGLALIHHNTRLCFVHTVPWDQLFRNPHQALLHTANRPEDECVGEGLACHQLCARGHCWGPGPTQCVNCSQFLRGQECVEECRVLQGLPREYVNARHCLPCHPECQPQNGSVTCFGPEADQCVACAHYKDPPFCVARCPSGVKPDLSYMPIWKFPDEEGTCQPCPINCTHSCVDLDDKGCPAEQRASPLTSIISAVVGILLVVVLGVVFGILIKRRQQKIRKYTMRRLLQETELVEPLTPSGAMPNQAQMRILKETELRKVKVLGSGAFGTVYKGIWIPDGENVKIPVAIKVLRENTSPKANKEILDGMSYLEDVRLVHRDLAARNVLVKSPNHVKITDFGLARLLDIDETEYHADGGKVPIKWMALESILRRRFTHQSDVWSYGVTVWELMTFGAKPYDGIPAREIPDLLEKGERLPQPPICTIDVYMIMVKCWMIDSECRPRFRELVSEFSRMARDPQRFVVIQNEDLGPASPLDSTFYRSLLEDDDMGDLVDAEEYLVPQQGFFCPDPAPGTGGMVHHRHRSSSTRSGGGDLTLGLEPSEEEAPRSPRAPSEGTGSDVFDGDLGMGAAKGLQSLPAHDPSPLQRYSEDPTVPLPSETDGYVAPLTCSPQPEYVNQPDVRPQPPSPQEGPLSPARPTGATLERPKTLSPGKNGVVKDVFAFGGAVENPEYLAPRGGAAPQPHLPPAFSPAFDNLYYWDQDPSERGAPPSTFKGTPTAENPEYLGLDMPV; this is translated from the exons ATGCAGTTGGAGGGGGCGAGCTGGGAGCGCGCTTGCTCCCAatcacaggaggaggaggaggtggaggaggagggctgCTTGAGGAAGTATAAGAATGAAGTTGTGGAACTGAGATTCCCCTCCATTGGGACCGGAGAAACCAGGGGAGCCGCCTGGGCAGCTGTGCGCCCCTTCCCACGGGGCTCTTTCCGGCGCCGCGCGCCCGGCCCCCACCCCTCGCCGCACCCCGCGCCCCACGCCCTCCCAGCCGGGTCCAGCCGGAGCCATGGGGCCGGAGCCGCAGTGAGCACCATGGAGCTGGCGGCCTGGTACCGCTGGGGGCTCCTCCTCGCCCTCTTGCCCCCCGGAGCTGCGGGCACCCAAG TGTGCACCGGCACAGACATGAAGCTGCGGCTCCCTGCCAGTCCCGAGACCCACCTGGACATGCTCCGCCACCTCTACCAGGGCTGCCAGGTGGTGCAGGGTAACCTGGAACTCACCTACCTGCCCACCAATGCCAGCCTCTCCTTCCTGCAG GATATCCAGGAGGTGCAGGGCTACGTGCTCATCGCTCACAACCAAGTGAGGCAGGTCCCACTGCAGAGGCTGCGGATTGTGCGAGGCACCCAGCTCTTTGAGGACAACTATGCCCTGGCCGTGCTAGACAATGGAGACCCGCTGAACAATACCACCCCTGTCACAGGGGCCTCCCCAGGAGGCCTGCGGGAGCTGCAGCTTCGAAGCCTCACAG AGATCTTGAAAGGAGGGGTCTTGATCCAGCGGAACCCCCAGCTCTGCTACCAGGACACGATTTTGTGGAAGGACATCTTCCATAAGAACAACCAGCTGGCTCTCACACTGATCGACACCAACCGCTCTCGGGCCT GCCACCCCTGTTCTCCAGTGTGTAAGGGCTCCCGCTGCTGGGGAGAGAGTTCTGAGGATTGTCAGAGCC TGACGCGCACTGTCTGTGCCGGTGGCTGTGCCCGCTGCAAGGGGCCACTGCCCACTGACTGCTGCCATGAGCAGTGTGCTGCCGGCTGCACGGGCCCCAAGCACTCTGACTGCCTG gcctgcctccacTTCAACCACAGCGGCATCTGTGAACTGCACTGCCCAGCCCTGGTCACCTACAACACAGACACCTTTGAGTCCATGCCCAACCCCGAGGGCCGGTATACATTCGGCGCCAGCTGTGTGACTGCCTGTCCCT ACAACTACCTTTCTACGGACGTGGGATCCTGCACCCTCGTCTGCCCCCTGCACAACCAAGAGGTGACAGCGGAGGACGGAACACAGCGATGTGAGAAGTGCAGCAAGCCCTGTGCCCGAG TGTGCTATGGTCTGGGCATGGAGCACTTGCGAGAGGTGAGGGCGGTCACCAGTGCCAATATCCAGGAGTTTGCTGGCTGCAAGAAGATCTTTGGGAGCTTGGCATTTCTGCCAGAGAGCTTTGATGG CGACCCAGCCTCCAACACCGCCCCGCTTCAGCCGGAGCAGCTCCGAGTGTTTGAGACTCTGGAAGAGATCACAG GTTACCTATACATCTCAGCATGGCCAGACAGCCTGCCTGACCTTAGCGTCCTCCAGAACCTGCAAGTAATCCGGGGACGAATTCTGCACAA TGGCGCCTACTCACTGACCCTGCAAGGGCTGGGCATCAGCTGGCTGGGGCTGCGCTCGCTGAGGGAACTGGGCAGTGGACTGGCCCTCATCCACCATAACACCCGCCTCTGCTTTGTGCACACGGTGCCCTGGGACCAGCTCTTCCGGAACCCGCACCAAGCCCTGCTCCACACTGCCAACCGGCCAGAGGACGAGTGTG TGGGCGAGGGCCTGGCCTGCCACCAGCTGTGCGCCCGAGGGCACTGCTGGGGTCCAGGGCCCACCCAGTGTGTCAACTGCAGCCAGTTCCTTCGGGGCCAGGAGTGCGTGGAGGAATGCCGAGTACTGCAGGG GCTCCCCAGGGAGTATGTGaatgccagacactgtttgccGTGCCACCCTGAGTGTCAGCCCCAGAATGGCTCAGTGACATGTTTTGGACCG GAGGCTGACCAGTGTGTGGCCTGTGCCCACTATAAGGACCCTCCCTTCTGCGTGGCCCGCTGCCCCAGCGGTGTGAAACCTGACCTCTCCTACATGCCCATCTGGAAGTTTCCAGATGAGGAGGGCACGTGCCAGCCTTGCCCCATCAACTGCACCCACTC CTGTGTGGACCTGGATGACAAGGGCTGCCCCGCCGAGCAGAGAGCCAG CCCTCTGACGTCCATCATCTCTGCTGTGGTGGGCATTCTGCTGGTCGTGGTCTTGGGGGTGGTCTTTGGAATCCTCATCAAGCGACGGCAGCAGAAGATCCGGAAGTACACGATGCGGAGGCTGCTGCAGGAAACGGAG CTGGTGGAGCCACTGACACCGAGTGGAGCGATGCCCAACCAGGCGCAGATGCGGATCCTGAAAGAGACGGAGCTGAGGAAGGTGAAGGTGCTTGGATCTGGAGCTTTTGGCACAGTCTACAAG GGCATCTGGATCCCTGATGGGGAGAATGTGAAAATTCCAGTGGCCATCAAAGTGTTGAGGGAAAACACATCCCCCAAAGCCAACAAAGAAATCTTAGAT GGGATGAGCTACCTGGAGGATGTGCGGCTCGTACACAGGGACTTGGCTGCTCGGAACGTGCTGGTCAAGAGTCCCAACCATGTCAAAATTACAGACTTTGGGCTGGCTCGGCTGCTGGACATTGACGAGACAGAGTaccatgcagatgggggcaag GTGCCCATCAAGTGGATGGCGCTGGAGTCCATTCTCCGACGGCGGTTCACCCACCAGAGTGATGTGTGGAGTTATG GTGTGACTGTGTGGGAGCTGATGACTTTTGGGGCCAAACCTTACGATGGGATCCCAGCCCGGGAGATCCCTGACCTGCTGGAAAAGGGGGAGCGGCTGCCCCAGCCCCCCATCTGCACCATTGATGTCTACATGATCATGGTCAAAT gttGGATGATTGACTCTGAATGTCGGCCGAGATTCCGGGAGTTGGTGTCGGAATTCTCCCGCATGGCCAGGGACCCCCAGCGCTTTGTGGTCATCCAG AATGAGGACTTGGGCCCAGCCAGTCCCTTGGACAGCACCTTCTACCGCTCACTGCTGGAGGACGATGACATGGGGGACCTGGTGGATGCTGAGGAGTATCTGGTACCCCAGCAGGGCTTCTTCTGTCCAGACCCTGCCCCGGGCACTGGGGGCATGGTCCACCACAGGCACCGCAGCTCATCTACCAGG AGTGGCGGTGGGGACCTGACGCTAGGGCTGGAGCCCTCTGAAGAGGAGGCCCCCAGGTCTCCACGGGCACCCTCCGAAGGGACTGGCTCTGATGTATTTGATGGTGACCTAGGAATGGGGGCAGCCAAGGGGCTGCAAAGCCTCCCCGCACATGACCCCAGCCCTCTACAGCGGTACAGTGAGGACCCCACGGTACCCCTGCCCTCTGAGACTGACGGCTACGTTGCCCCCCTGACCTGCAGTCCCCAGCCCG AATATGTGAACCAGCCAGATGTTCGGCCACAGCCCCCTTCGCCCCAAGAGGGCCCTCTGTCTCCTGCCCGACCTACTGGTGCCACTCTGGAAAGGCCCAAGACTCTCTCCCCAGGGAAGAATGGGGTTGTCAAAGACGTTTTTGCCTTTGGGGGTGCTGTGGAGAACCCCGAGTACTTGGCACCCCGGGGAGGAGCTGCCCCTCAGCCCCACCTTCCTCCTGCCTTCAGCCCAGCCTTCGACAACCTCTATTACTGGGACCAGGACCCATCAGAGCGGGGGGCTCCACCTAGCACCTTCAAAGGGACACCTACGGCAGAGAACCCAGAGTACCTGGGTCTGGACATGCCAGTGTGA
- the ERBB2 gene encoding receptor tyrosine-protein kinase erbB-2 isoform X15, producing the protein MQLEGASWERACSQSQEEEEVEEEGCLRKYKNEVVELRFPSIGTGETRGAAWAAVRPFPRGSFRRRAPGPHPSPHPAPHALPAGSSRSHGAGAAVSTMELAAWYRWGLLLALLPPGAAGTQVCTGTDMKLRLPASPETHLDMLRHLYQGCQVVQGNLELTYLPTNASLSFLQDIQEVQGYVLIAHNQVRQVPLQRLRIVRGTQLFEDNYALAVLDNGDPLNNTTPVTGASPGGLRELQLRSLTEILKGGVLIQRNPQLCYQDTILWKDIFHKNNQLALTLIDTNRSRACHPCSPVCKGSRCWGESSEDCQSLTRTVCAGGCARCKGPLPTDCCHEQCAAGCTGPKHSDCLACLHFNHSGICELHCPALVTYNTDTFESMPNPEGRYTFGASCVTACPYNYLSTDVGSCTLVCPLHNQEVTAEDGTQRCEKCSKPCARVCYGLGMEHLREVRAVTSANIQEFAGCKKIFGSLAFLPESFDGDPASNTAPLQPEQLRVFETLEEITGYLYISAWPDSLPDLSVLQNLQVIRGRILHNGAYSLTLQGLGISWLGLRSLRELGSGLALIHHNTRLCFVHTVPWDQLFRNPHQALLHTANRPEDECVGEGLACHQLCARGHCWGPGPTQCVNCSQFLRGQECVEECRVLQGLPREYVNARHCLPCHPECQPQNGSVTCFGPEADQCVACAHYKDPPFCVARCPSGVKPDLSYMPIWKFPDEEGTCQPCPINCTHSPLTSIISAVVGILLVVVLGVVFGILIKRRQQKIRKYTMRRLLQETELVEPLTPSGAMPNQAQMRILKETELRKVKVLGSGAFGTVYKGIWIPDGENVKIPVAIKVLRENTSPKANKEILDEAYVMAGVGSPYVSRLLGICLTSTVQLVTQLMPYGCLLDHVRENRGRLGSQDLLNWCMQIAKGMSYLEDVRLVHRDLAARNVLVKSPNHVKITDFGLARLLDIDETEYHADGGKVPIKWMALESILRRRFTHQSDVWSYGVTVWELMTFGAKPYDGIPAREIPDLLEKGERLPQPPICTIDVYMIMVKCWMIDSECRPRFRELVSEFSRMARDPQRFVVIQNEDLGPASPLDSTFYRSLLEDDDMGDLVDAEEYLVPQQGFFCPDPAPGTGGMVHHRHRSSSTRSGGGDLTLGLEPSEEEAPRSPRAPSEGTGSDVFDGDLGMGAAKGLQSLPAHDPSPLQRYSEDPTVPLPSETDGYVAPLTCSPQPEYVNQPDVRPQPPSPQEGPLSPARPTGATLERPKTLSPGKNGVVKDVFAFGGAVENPEYLAPRGGAAPQPHLPPAFSPAFDNLYYWDQDPSERGAPPSTFKGTPTAENPEYLGLDMPV; encoded by the exons ATGCAGTTGGAGGGGGCGAGCTGGGAGCGCGCTTGCTCCCAatcacaggaggaggaggaggtggaggaggagggctgCTTGAGGAAGTATAAGAATGAAGTTGTGGAACTGAGATTCCCCTCCATTGGGACCGGAGAAACCAGGGGAGCCGCCTGGGCAGCTGTGCGCCCCTTCCCACGGGGCTCTTTCCGGCGCCGCGCGCCCGGCCCCCACCCCTCGCCGCACCCCGCGCCCCACGCCCTCCCAGCCGGGTCCAGCCGGAGCCATGGGGCCGGAGCCGCAGTGAGCACCATGGAGCTGGCGGCCTGGTACCGCTGGGGGCTCCTCCTCGCCCTCTTGCCCCCCGGAGCTGCGGGCACCCAAG TGTGCACCGGCACAGACATGAAGCTGCGGCTCCCTGCCAGTCCCGAGACCCACCTGGACATGCTCCGCCACCTCTACCAGGGCTGCCAGGTGGTGCAGGGTAACCTGGAACTCACCTACCTGCCCACCAATGCCAGCCTCTCCTTCCTGCAG GATATCCAGGAGGTGCAGGGCTACGTGCTCATCGCTCACAACCAAGTGAGGCAGGTCCCACTGCAGAGGCTGCGGATTGTGCGAGGCACCCAGCTCTTTGAGGACAACTATGCCCTGGCCGTGCTAGACAATGGAGACCCGCTGAACAATACCACCCCTGTCACAGGGGCCTCCCCAGGAGGCCTGCGGGAGCTGCAGCTTCGAAGCCTCACAG AGATCTTGAAAGGAGGGGTCTTGATCCAGCGGAACCCCCAGCTCTGCTACCAGGACACGATTTTGTGGAAGGACATCTTCCATAAGAACAACCAGCTGGCTCTCACACTGATCGACACCAACCGCTCTCGGGCCT GCCACCCCTGTTCTCCAGTGTGTAAGGGCTCCCGCTGCTGGGGAGAGAGTTCTGAGGATTGTCAGAGCC TGACGCGCACTGTCTGTGCCGGTGGCTGTGCCCGCTGCAAGGGGCCACTGCCCACTGACTGCTGCCATGAGCAGTGTGCTGCCGGCTGCACGGGCCCCAAGCACTCTGACTGCCTG gcctgcctccacTTCAACCACAGCGGCATCTGTGAACTGCACTGCCCAGCCCTGGTCACCTACAACACAGACACCTTTGAGTCCATGCCCAACCCCGAGGGCCGGTATACATTCGGCGCCAGCTGTGTGACTGCCTGTCCCT ACAACTACCTTTCTACGGACGTGGGATCCTGCACCCTCGTCTGCCCCCTGCACAACCAAGAGGTGACAGCGGAGGACGGAACACAGCGATGTGAGAAGTGCAGCAAGCCCTGTGCCCGAG TGTGCTATGGTCTGGGCATGGAGCACTTGCGAGAGGTGAGGGCGGTCACCAGTGCCAATATCCAGGAGTTTGCTGGCTGCAAGAAGATCTTTGGGAGCTTGGCATTTCTGCCAGAGAGCTTTGATGG CGACCCAGCCTCCAACACCGCCCCGCTTCAGCCGGAGCAGCTCCGAGTGTTTGAGACTCTGGAAGAGATCACAG GTTACCTATACATCTCAGCATGGCCAGACAGCCTGCCTGACCTTAGCGTCCTCCAGAACCTGCAAGTAATCCGGGGACGAATTCTGCACAA TGGCGCCTACTCACTGACCCTGCAAGGGCTGGGCATCAGCTGGCTGGGGCTGCGCTCGCTGAGGGAACTGGGCAGTGGACTGGCCCTCATCCACCATAACACCCGCCTCTGCTTTGTGCACACGGTGCCCTGGGACCAGCTCTTCCGGAACCCGCACCAAGCCCTGCTCCACACTGCCAACCGGCCAGAGGACGAGTGTG TGGGCGAGGGCCTGGCCTGCCACCAGCTGTGCGCCCGAGGGCACTGCTGGGGTCCAGGGCCCACCCAGTGTGTCAACTGCAGCCAGTTCCTTCGGGGCCAGGAGTGCGTGGAGGAATGCCGAGTACTGCAGGG GCTCCCCAGGGAGTATGTGaatgccagacactgtttgccGTGCCACCCTGAGTGTCAGCCCCAGAATGGCTCAGTGACATGTTTTGGACCG GAGGCTGACCAGTGTGTGGCCTGTGCCCACTATAAGGACCCTCCCTTCTGCGTGGCCCGCTGCCCCAGCGGTGTGAAACCTGACCTCTCCTACATGCCCATCTGGAAGTTTCCAGATGAGGAGGGCACGTGCCAGCCTTGCCCCATCAACTGCACCCACTC CCCTCTGACGTCCATCATCTCTGCTGTGGTGGGCATTCTGCTGGTCGTGGTCTTGGGGGTGGTCTTTGGAATCCTCATCAAGCGACGGCAGCAGAAGATCCGGAAGTACACGATGCGGAGGCTGCTGCAGGAAACGGAG CTGGTGGAGCCACTGACACCGAGTGGAGCGATGCCCAACCAGGCGCAGATGCGGATCCTGAAAGAGACGGAGCTGAGGAAGGTGAAGGTGCTTGGATCTGGAGCTTTTGGCACAGTCTACAAG GGCATCTGGATCCCTGATGGGGAGAATGTGAAAATTCCAGTGGCCATCAAAGTGTTGAGGGAAAACACATCCCCCAAAGCCAACAAAGAAATCTTAGAT GAAGCATACGTGATGGCTGGTGTGGGCTCCCCATATGTCTCCCGCCTCCTGGGCATCTGCCTGACATCCACGGTGCAGCTGGTGACACAGCTTATGCCCTATGGCTGCCTCTTAGACCATGTCCGAGAAAACCGCGGACGCCTGGGCTCCCAGGACCTGCTGAACTGGTGTATGCAGATTGCCAAG GGGATGAGCTACCTGGAGGATGTGCGGCTCGTACACAGGGACTTGGCTGCTCGGAACGTGCTGGTCAAGAGTCCCAACCATGTCAAAATTACAGACTTTGGGCTGGCTCGGCTGCTGGACATTGACGAGACAGAGTaccatgcagatgggggcaag GTGCCCATCAAGTGGATGGCGCTGGAGTCCATTCTCCGACGGCGGTTCACCCACCAGAGTGATGTGTGGAGTTATG GTGTGACTGTGTGGGAGCTGATGACTTTTGGGGCCAAACCTTACGATGGGATCCCAGCCCGGGAGATCCCTGACCTGCTGGAAAAGGGGGAGCGGCTGCCCCAGCCCCCCATCTGCACCATTGATGTCTACATGATCATGGTCAAAT gttGGATGATTGACTCTGAATGTCGGCCGAGATTCCGGGAGTTGGTGTCGGAATTCTCCCGCATGGCCAGGGACCCCCAGCGCTTTGTGGTCATCCAG AATGAGGACTTGGGCCCAGCCAGTCCCTTGGACAGCACCTTCTACCGCTCACTGCTGGAGGACGATGACATGGGGGACCTGGTGGATGCTGAGGAGTATCTGGTACCCCAGCAGGGCTTCTTCTGTCCAGACCCTGCCCCGGGCACTGGGGGCATGGTCCACCACAGGCACCGCAGCTCATCTACCAGG AGTGGCGGTGGGGACCTGACGCTAGGGCTGGAGCCCTCTGAAGAGGAGGCCCCCAGGTCTCCACGGGCACCCTCCGAAGGGACTGGCTCTGATGTATTTGATGGTGACCTAGGAATGGGGGCAGCCAAGGGGCTGCAAAGCCTCCCCGCACATGACCCCAGCCCTCTACAGCGGTACAGTGAGGACCCCACGGTACCCCTGCCCTCTGAGACTGACGGCTACGTTGCCCCCCTGACCTGCAGTCCCCAGCCCG AATATGTGAACCAGCCAGATGTTCGGCCACAGCCCCCTTCGCCCCAAGAGGGCCCTCTGTCTCCTGCCCGACCTACTGGTGCCACTCTGGAAAGGCCCAAGACTCTCTCCCCAGGGAAGAATGGGGTTGTCAAAGACGTTTTTGCCTTTGGGGGTGCTGTGGAGAACCCCGAGTACTTGGCACCCCGGGGAGGAGCTGCCCCTCAGCCCCACCTTCCTCCTGCCTTCAGCCCAGCCTTCGACAACCTCTATTACTGGGACCAGGACCCATCAGAGCGGGGGGCTCCACCTAGCACCTTCAAAGGGACACCTACGGCAGAGAACCCAGAGTACCTGGGTCTGGACATGCCAGTGTGA